A DNA window from Massilia putida contains the following coding sequences:
- a CDS encoding glycosyltransferase family 4 protein: protein MKLLTFSSLFPNTVKPSHGIFVETRLRYLLASGQVESKVVAPVPWFPSQNPRFGDYAAFSKVPPAETRYDIDVTHPRYLVIPKVGMTAAPWLMAQACKKEIGRIIDEGYDFDVIDAHYFYPDGVAAVMLGKYFNKPVVITARGTDINLIPQFALPRKQLMWAANNAAGMITVCQALREEMIGLGIPGDRIVSLRNGVDLQRFVPMDRAAARARLGITGFTVISVGVLDPRKAHDLTIGALPMLPDVKLLIAGIGPERKKLEALAASLGVADRVTFLGAVPQTELKHYYNAADAMILASSREGWANVLLESMACGTPVVASNVWGTPEVVAAPEAGVLMKERTAKGIADALTELRRNYPDHAATRRYAEGFSWDDTTHGQLTLFSRIINSRGSLPAGRRAVA from the coding sequence ATGAAGCTCCTTACATTCAGTTCTCTTTTCCCGAACACGGTCAAACCCAGCCACGGCATCTTTGTCGAGACCCGCTTGCGCTACCTGCTCGCCAGCGGCCAGGTCGAATCGAAGGTCGTCGCACCGGTGCCCTGGTTCCCGTCGCAGAATCCGCGCTTCGGCGATTACGCGGCCTTTTCCAAGGTCCCGCCGGCCGAAACGCGCTACGACATCGACGTCACGCACCCGCGCTACCTCGTCATTCCGAAGGTCGGCATGACGGCGGCACCGTGGCTGATGGCCCAGGCCTGCAAGAAAGAGATCGGCCGTATCATCGACGAAGGCTATGACTTCGACGTCATCGATGCGCACTACTTTTATCCGGACGGCGTCGCCGCAGTGATGCTGGGCAAGTATTTCAACAAGCCCGTCGTGATCACGGCCCGCGGTACCGACATTAACCTGATTCCGCAGTTCGCGCTGCCGAGAAAGCAACTCATGTGGGCGGCAAACAACGCCGCCGGCATGATCACGGTGTGCCAGGCATTGCGCGAAGAGATGATCGGCCTCGGCATTCCGGGCGACCGTATCGTGTCGCTGCGCAATGGCGTCGACCTGCAGCGTTTCGTGCCCATGGACCGGGCCGCCGCGCGCGCCCGGTTGGGCATAACCGGCTTCACCGTCATCTCCGTCGGCGTACTGGACCCGCGCAAGGCGCACGACCTGACGATCGGCGCGCTGCCGATGTTGCCGGACGTAAAACTGCTGATCGCCGGCATCGGACCGGAGCGCAAGAAGCTGGAAGCGCTCGCCGCCAGCCTGGGCGTGGCCGACCGCGTCACATTCCTCGGCGCCGTCCCCCAGACCGAGCTCAAGCATTACTACAACGCGGCCGACGCGATGATCCTGGCCTCCAGCCGCGAAGGCTGGGCCAACGTGCTGCTCGAATCGATGGCTTGCGGCACGCCGGTCGTCGCCTCCAACGTCTGGGGCACGCCGGAAGTCGTGGCCGCCCCGGAAGCAGGCGTGCTGATGAAGGAACGCACGGCGAAGGGCATCGCCGACGCCTTGACGGAACTGCGCCGCAACTACCCGGACCACGCTGCCACCCGCCGCTACGCCGAGGGGTTCAGCTGGGACGACACGACCCATGGCCAATTGACGTTGTTTTCGCGCATCATCAACAGCCGCGGCAGCTTGCCGGCCGGCCGCCGCGCCGTCGCCTGA
- a CDS encoding UDP-glucose dehydrogenase family protein: MKISVIGTGYVGLVSGACFADVGNTVLCLDVDTRKITMLKDGIIPIHEPGLDSLVQRNAAAGRLLFSSNYDDAVSHADIIFLAVGTPPDEDGSADLTHILSAARSIGERLTKPAVIVDKSTVPVGTAEKVKRAIAGELEKRGVNVAFHVVSNPEFLKEGAAIDDFMKPDRIVVGFDDLDAGKQMRQLYAPFSRNHEKFVEMDIRSAELTKYAANAMLATRISFMNELANLSELLGADIEAVRLGIGMDPRIGPDFLYAGMGYGGSCFPKDVKALIKTASDHKQQLHLLTATEKVNDAQKNVLFTKLVRFFGGEQGLNGKTIALWGLSFKPNTDDMREAPSRILIKSLFDAGANVVAYDPVASEEAKRVLVAEHGEDVCNTRLRIVPSARQAVEGADVLVLVTEWKEFRAPDLPFLAANLKLKAVFDGRNIYDPEAFGAAGLVYEGIGRRSGKAAQ; this comes from the coding sequence ATGAAAATTTCAGTTATCGGGACTGGTTACGTCGGACTGGTGTCTGGCGCATGCTTCGCCGACGTCGGCAACACCGTGCTTTGCCTGGACGTCGATACACGCAAGATCACGATGTTGAAGGACGGGATCATCCCGATCCACGAACCCGGCCTGGACAGCCTCGTCCAGCGCAACGCCGCCGCCGGCCGTCTGCTGTTCTCGTCGAACTACGACGACGCCGTCAGCCACGCCGACATCATCTTCCTGGCTGTCGGCACGCCGCCGGATGAAGACGGCAGCGCCGACCTGACCCACATCCTGTCGGCCGCGCGCAGCATCGGCGAGCGCCTGACGAAGCCGGCCGTGATCGTCGACAAGTCGACCGTGCCCGTGGGCACCGCGGAAAAGGTCAAGCGCGCCATCGCGGGCGAACTCGAAAAACGCGGCGTGAACGTCGCGTTCCACGTCGTCAGCAATCCCGAATTCCTGAAAGAAGGCGCCGCGATCGACGACTTCATGAAGCCGGACCGCATCGTGGTCGGCTTCGACGATCTTGACGCAGGCAAGCAGATGCGCCAGCTGTACGCGCCGTTCAGCCGCAACCACGAGAAATTCGTCGAGATGGACATCCGCAGCGCCGAGCTGACGAAATACGCGGCGAACGCGATGCTGGCCACCCGTATCAGCTTCATGAACGAGCTGGCGAACCTGTCCGAACTGCTGGGCGCCGACATCGAAGCCGTGCGCCTGGGCATCGGCATGGACCCGCGCATCGGCCCGGACTTCCTGTACGCCGGCATGGGTTATGGCGGTTCCTGCTTCCCGAAAGACGTCAAGGCGCTGATCAAGACGGCGTCCGACCACAAGCAGCAACTGCATCTGTTGACGGCGACCGAGAAGGTCAACGACGCGCAGAAGAACGTGCTGTTCACGAAGCTGGTGCGTTTCTTCGGTGGCGAGCAAGGCCTGAACGGCAAGACGATCGCGCTGTGGGGCCTGTCGTTCAAGCCGAACACGGACGACATGCGCGAAGCGCCGAGCCGTATCCTGATCAAGTCGCTGTTCGACGCGGGCGCCAACGTGGTGGCCTACGATCCGGTCGCCAGCGAGGAAGCGAAGCGCGTCCTGGTGGCCGAACACGGCGAGGACGTGTGCAACACCCGCCTGCGCATCGTCCCGTCGGCCCGCCAGGCCGTCGAGGGCGCGGACGTGCTCGTGCTGGTCACCGAATGGAAGGAATTCCGCGCGCCGGACCTGCCGTTCCTGGCCGCGAACCTGAAACTGAAGGCCGTGTTCGACGGTCGCAACATCTATGATCCGGAAGCCTTTGGCGCTGCCGGCCTCGTCTATGAAGGCATCGGCCGCCGTTCCGGGAAAGCCGCCCAATGA
- a CDS encoding TonB-dependent receptor plug domain-containing protein, which yields MSKLIPIACLALLGTAGHASAQSGQNLSPATDIQQVNVNGTRADDTETRRLSTAAKMVFGREELDRNGDTSISEVLKRLPGVTLGGPPGRGGGGVRMRGLGNGYTQMLVNGERPPPGFSLDALAPDQVERIEVMRGPVAEHSTQAIAGTINIVLREGYRQKDVQLRVADSIEQGRHGVNVGVVVPGQAGRLTWNLTGALNQARQHNDADTVNLNTLRDGTVQREQRIHDEGGGVNDSLFLTPRFAVKFANGDTLTFQPFLIANRNRSGSDSRLDQTIGTIAPEYAHQRADSTSHSTFLRGFGNWLHRMDGGARLEVKFGFAGGRSSSDVLRNTYDAQGRPLMRYVDSDATRDGSLNTGGKYTRPMGKGHLFAAGWEIEGGHRSQEHVAAGDSAALFDGGGASLAADSRRVAAFVQDEWDVTPQFSTYLGLRWEGIRITSDQAAAGRGDIKNMSKVWSPVLHGVWRIPEHDKDQVRASVTRSYKAPALNDLIAVPTISTYNDATRPDRTGNPNLKPELATGIDVAYEHYVGKSGILSASAFARNIDDLQRRTTVLAQTASGPRWVSTPINVGRARTEGIELEAKFPLTDVYAGAPNVDVRSNYSRYWSNVEGIPGPNNRLDQQAKQTANVGADWRLKGLPLTVGGSLNWTPATLVQTTVNETAYTGVKRQFDVYGLYKLNANAQVRLSANNLDPRVYDSARSVDTGTLVQSAATATRTYTTLGIRYEMKM from the coding sequence ATGAGTAAACTGATCCCGATCGCCTGCCTGGCATTGCTGGGCACGGCGGGACACGCATCGGCCCAGTCCGGCCAGAATCTCTCCCCAGCCACCGACATCCAGCAAGTGAACGTGAACGGCACGCGCGCCGACGATACCGAGACGCGCCGCCTGTCGACGGCAGCGAAAATGGTGTTCGGACGCGAGGAGCTCGACCGCAACGGCGACACCAGCATCAGCGAAGTCCTCAAGCGCCTGCCGGGCGTGACCCTGGGCGGGCCGCCGGGACGCGGCGGCGGCGGCGTGCGCATGCGCGGCCTGGGCAACGGTTATACGCAGATGCTCGTCAACGGCGAGCGCCCGCCGCCGGGCTTTTCGCTGGACGCGCTGGCGCCCGACCAGGTCGAGCGCATCGAGGTCATGCGCGGTCCCGTAGCCGAACATAGTACCCAGGCCATCGCGGGCACGATCAACATCGTCCTGCGCGAGGGTTATCGCCAGAAGGACGTGCAGCTGCGCGTCGCGGACAGCATCGAGCAGGGCCGTCACGGCGTGAACGTGGGCGTGGTCGTGCCGGGCCAGGCGGGCCGCCTGACGTGGAATCTGACGGGCGCCCTCAACCAGGCGCGCCAGCACAACGACGCCGACACGGTCAACCTGAATACCCTGCGCGACGGCACCGTGCAGCGCGAACAGCGCATCCACGACGAAGGCGGCGGCGTCAACGATTCGCTGTTCCTCACGCCGCGTTTCGCGGTCAAGTTTGCGAACGGCGACACGTTGACGTTCCAACCGTTCCTGATCGCGAACCGCAACCGCAGCGGCAGCGACAGTCGGCTCGATCAGACCATCGGCACGATCGCGCCGGAATACGCGCACCAGCGCGCCGATTCGACCTCCCACTCGACCTTCCTGCGCGGCTTCGGCAACTGGCTGCACCGCATGGATGGCGGCGCGCGCCTGGAAGTGAAATTCGGCTTCGCCGGTGGCAGGAGCAGCAGCGACGTGCTGCGCAACACCTACGATGCGCAAGGGCGCCCGTTGATGCGCTACGTCGACAGCGACGCGACGCGCGACGGCAGCCTGAACACGGGCGGCAAGTACACGCGCCCCATGGGCAAGGGCCACCTGTTCGCGGCCGGCTGGGAGATCGAGGGCGGCCACCGCAGCCAGGAGCACGTGGCGGCCGGCGATTCGGCCGCGCTGTTCGACGGCGGCGGGGCATCGCTGGCGGCCGATTCGCGCCGCGTCGCCGCGTTCGTGCAGGACGAGTGGGACGTCACGCCGCAGTTTTCCACCTATCTCGGCCTGCGCTGGGAAGGCATCCGTATCACGAGCGACCAAGCGGCGGCCGGCCGCGGCGACATCAAGAACATGTCGAAGGTCTGGAGCCCCGTGCTGCACGGCGTGTGGCGCATTCCCGAGCACGACAAGGACCAGGTGCGGGCGAGCGTCACGCGCAGCTATAAGGCGCCGGCGCTGAACGACCTGATCGCGGTGCCGACGATTTCCACCTACAACGACGCCACGCGTCCGGACCGCACGGGCAACCCGAACCTGAAGCCGGAACTCGCGACCGGCATCGACGTCGCGTATGAACACTATGTGGGCAAGAGCGGCATCCTGTCCGCCAGCGCGTTCGCGCGCAACATCGACGACCTGCAGCGCCGCACGACGGTGCTGGCGCAGACGGCGAGCGGGCCGCGCTGGGTGTCCACGCCCATCAACGTCGGCCGTGCCCGCACGGAAGGCATCGAACTGGAAGCGAAGTTCCCGCTGACGGACGTGTACGCGGGCGCGCCGAACGTCGACGTGCGCTCGAACTACAGCCGCTACTGGTCGAACGTGGAGGGCATTCCCGGCCCGAACAACCGCCTCGACCAGCAAGCGAAGCAGACGGCCAACGTGGGCGCCGACTGGCGCCTCAAAGGTTTGCCGCTGACGGTGGGCGGCAGCTTGAACTGGACCCCGGCGACGCTCGTGCAGACCACCGTCAACGAGACCGCGTACACGGGCGTCAAGCGCCAGTTCGATGTTTATGGTCTGTACAAGCTGAACGCGAACGCGCAGGTGCGCCTGTCCGCGAACAACCTCGATCCGCGCGTCTACGACAGCGCGCGCAGCGTCGACACGGGCACCCTCGTGCAAAGCGCTGCGACGGCGACGCGCACCTATACCACCCTCGGCATCCGCTACGAAATGAAGATGTAG
- a CDS encoding bifunctional UDP-4-keto-pentose/UDP-xylose synthase: MKKVLILGVNGFIGHHLSKRILETTDWEVYGMDMNSERITDLLSNPRMHFFEGDITINKEWVEYHVKKCDVILPLVAIATPSTYVKEPLRVFELDFEANLPIVRSAAKYKKHLIFPSTSEVYGMSPDSEFDPENSELVYGPINKPRWIYACAKQLMDRVIWGYGMEGLNFTLFRPFNWIGAGLDSIHTPKEGSSRVLTQFLGHIVRGEPIQLVDGGQQKRSFTYVDDGIDALMRIIENKDGKATGKIFNVGNPTNNYSIRELAGMMLDLAAEYPEYRDTAKQVKLVETSSGAYYGTGYQDVQNRVPKIENTVSELGWKPQVSMRDALVKIFDSYKDKLGDAEQLNT, from the coding sequence ATGAAAAAAGTCCTCATCCTCGGCGTCAACGGTTTTATCGGTCACCACCTGTCCAAGCGCATCCTCGAGACGACCGACTGGGAAGTGTATGGCATGGATATGAATTCGGAGCGGATCACCGATCTGCTGTCGAATCCGCGCATGCACTTCTTTGAAGGCGACATCACCATCAACAAGGAGTGGGTCGAATACCACGTCAAGAAGTGCGACGTGATCCTGCCGCTGGTCGCGATCGCGACGCCGTCGACCTACGTGAAAGAGCCGCTGCGCGTCTTCGAACTGGACTTCGAGGCGAACCTGCCGATCGTCCGCTCGGCCGCCAAGTACAAGAAACACCTGATCTTCCCGTCGACGTCGGAAGTCTACGGCATGAGCCCGGACTCGGAATTCGACCCGGAGAATTCGGAACTGGTCTACGGCCCGATCAACAAGCCGCGCTGGATCTACGCCTGCGCCAAGCAGCTGATGGACCGCGTGATCTGGGGCTACGGCATGGAAGGCCTGAACTTCACGCTGTTCCGTCCGTTCAACTGGATCGGCGCCGGCCTGGACTCGATCCACACGCCGAAGGAAGGCAGCTCGCGCGTGCTGACCCAGTTCCTGGGCCATATCGTGCGCGGCGAACCGATCCAGCTGGTCGACGGCGGCCAGCAGAAACGTTCGTTCACCTATGTCGACGACGGCATCGACGCCCTGATGCGCATCATCGAGAACAAGGACGGCAAGGCCACCGGCAAGATCTTCAACGTCGGCAACCCGACCAATAACTACTCGATCCGCGAACTGGCCGGCATGATGCTGGACCTGGCCGCCGAGTATCCGGAATACCGCGACACCGCCAAGCAGGTGAAACTGGTCGAAACGAGCTCGGGCGCCTACTACGGCACCGGCTACCAGGACGTGCAGAACCGCGTGCCGAAGATCGAGAACACGGTCTCGGAACTGGGCTGGAAGCCGCAAGTCTCCATGCGCGACGCGCTCGTCAAGATCTTCGATTCGTACAAGGACAAGCTGGGCGACGCGGAGCAGCTCAATACCTGA
- a CDS encoding S41 family peptidase: MRSSFKNVALVTLGVILGVGVTMQYSALAHKPVDGMPIEGLHQLAHAYNTIKADYVEPVENRKLLTQAISGMVGALDPHSAYLDRKAYRELREGTEGKFVGLGIEINQSEEGYVRIVTPIEDAPAARAGIHAGDLITHIDGAAVKEMDLDEAIKRMRGEPHTKVVLTVLRKDAPAPLSFTITRDEIVQKSVKGKIVAPGYAWVRVSQFQEPTVEDLANKLAALAREEPNLKGVVLDLRNDPGGLLQGAIGVAAAFLPKNAEIVSTNGQLEDSKARFYGSPEYYLLSRGNDPLDKVPDLYKTMPMVVLVNTGSASASEIVAGALQDHKRAAIVGSQTFGKGSVQTIRPLAGDTAVKLTTARYYTPSGRSIQARGIVPDIPVDENADGDGLNALRMREADLQHHLKNDTNRAPEDATNHDDIEEQMRILTAERARKPIEFGSADDFQLTQALHHLQGLPVQLSKRAQPPASLAQQSH, from the coding sequence ATGCGCTCCAGCTTCAAGAACGTCGCCCTCGTCACGCTCGGCGTGATCCTCGGGGTCGGCGTCACGATGCAATACTCCGCCCTGGCCCACAAGCCGGTGGACGGCATGCCCATCGAGGGCTTGCATCAGCTGGCGCATGCCTACAACACGATCAAGGCCGACTACGTCGAGCCCGTCGAGAACCGCAAGCTGCTCACGCAAGCCATTTCCGGCATGGTGGGCGCGCTCGACCCGCACTCGGCCTACCTGGACCGCAAGGCCTACCGCGAGCTGCGCGAAGGAACGGAAGGCAAATTCGTCGGCCTGGGCATCGAAATCAACCAGAGCGAAGAAGGTTATGTCCGCATCGTCACGCCGATCGAGGATGCGCCGGCCGCCCGCGCCGGCATCCACGCGGGCGATCTGATCACGCACATCGACGGCGCCGCGGTGAAGGAGATGGATCTCGACGAGGCCATCAAGCGCATGCGCGGCGAGCCGCATACGAAGGTCGTACTGACCGTGCTGCGCAAGGACGCGCCGGCGCCCTTGTCGTTCACGATCACGCGCGACGAAATCGTACAGAAGAGCGTGAAAGGCAAGATCGTCGCGCCCGGCTACGCATGGGTGCGCGTGTCGCAGTTCCAGGAGCCGACCGTCGAGGACCTCGCCAATAAACTGGCCGCCCTGGCACGCGAAGAACCGAATTTGAAGGGCGTCGTGCTCGACCTGCGCAACGATCCGGGCGGCCTGCTGCAGGGCGCGATCGGCGTGGCGGCCGCGTTCCTGCCCAAGAATGCCGAGATCGTCTCGACGAACGGCCAGCTGGAAGATTCGAAAGCGCGGTTCTACGGCAGCCCCGAGTATTACCTGCTCAGCCGCGGCAACGATCCGCTCGACAAGGTGCCGGACCTGTATAAAACGATGCCGATGGTCGTGCTGGTGAACACGGGCTCGGCGTCGGCCTCGGAAATCGTCGCCGGTGCCCTGCAAGACCACAAGCGCGCCGCCATCGTCGGCAGCCAGACGTTCGGCAAGGGGTCCGTGCAGACGATCCGCCCGCTGGCCGGCGACACCGCCGTCAAACTGACGACGGCGCGCTACTACACGCCCAGCGGCCGCTCGATCCAGGCGCGCGGCATCGTGCCCGACATTCCCGTCGACGAGAACGCCGACGGCGACGGCCTGAACGCCCTGCGCATGCGCGAAGCCGACCTGCAGCACCACCTCAAAAATGACACCAACCGCGCGCCCGAGGATGCGACGAACCACGACGACATCGAAGAGCAGATGCGCATCCTGACCGCGGAGCGCGCCCGCAAGCCGATCGAATTCGGCAGCGCCGACGATTTTCAGCTGACCCAGGCACTGCATCATCTGCAGGGCTTGCCGGTGCAGCTGTCGAAGCGCGCCCAGCCGCCCGCCTCGCTCGCCCAGCAATCGCATTGA
- a CDS encoding Spy/CpxP family protein refolding chaperone, with translation MTRFARASLCALVIGSAAPSFAVPLMDMRVEDLLFMSADVRKSLNLTPNQQTLWNQMEGRSRAILRERQRRREALQEQAKTLVARPNVELRDLNRAVEAESAATNTEDKQLREAWLEVNDALDDKQRAQVATFIGEQLMRVVPEGHPGGERGGERGSGGGRPGGMGGHGRGGMGGGPGGASINLGG, from the coding sequence ATGACCCGGTTTGCCCGCGCCAGCCTGTGCGCGCTCGTCATCGGCAGCGCCGCCCCTTCGTTCGCCGTGCCCCTGATGGACATGCGCGTCGAGGATTTATTGTTCATGTCCGCCGACGTCAGGAAATCCCTGAACCTGACGCCCAACCAGCAGACGCTGTGGAACCAGATGGAAGGCCGTTCACGGGCTATCCTGCGCGAACGCCAGCGCCGGCGCGAGGCGCTGCAGGAACAAGCCAAAACGCTCGTGGCGCGGCCGAACGTCGAATTGCGCGACCTGAACCGGGCCGTCGAGGCGGAAAGCGCGGCGACGAACACCGAGGACAAGCAGCTGCGCGAAGCGTGGCTGGAAGTGAACGACGCACTCGACGACAAGCAGCGCGCCCAGGTGGCGACCTTCATCGGCGAACAATTGATGCGCGTCGTGCCGGAGGGGCATCCTGGCGGTGAACGTGGCGGCGAGCGGGGCAGCGGCGGCGGACGCCCGGGCGGCATGGGCGGCCACGGCCGCGGCGGCATGGGCGGCGGTCCCGGCGGCGCCTCGATCAACCTCGGCGGCTGA
- a CDS encoding NAD-dependent epimerase/dehydratase family protein, with the protein MTEASKQGTILVTGAAGFIGSAVAVRLTAMGYTVVGCDNFNDYYDPALKHHRVEALLKPAGVPCETVELSDGEQVAALFDRVKPALVVHLAAQAGVRYSLKNPAAYIQANLVAFGHMLEACRNHQVEHLLYASSSSVYGANAKTPFSEDDVTDAPVSLYAATKKSNELMAHSYSHLYGIPTTGLRFFTVYGPWGRPDMAYFSFARKMLAGEAIPVFAEGKLYRDFTYIDDIVEGVVRLLFKPTTPEGKPPHAIFNIGNQTPVQVLDFIRTLEDAFDVKAQLDFQPMQPGDVPATHADTSKLQDWVGYKPTTSLEAGLREFARWYNRAIRENVSYLK; encoded by the coding sequence ATGACGGAAGCGAGTAAACAAGGAACGATCCTCGTCACCGGCGCCGCCGGCTTCATCGGCAGCGCGGTGGCGGTGCGCCTGACCGCCATGGGGTATACCGTGGTTGGCTGCGACAATTTCAACGATTACTACGACCCGGCGCTGAAACACCACCGCGTCGAGGCCTTGTTGAAACCGGCCGGCGTGCCGTGCGAGACCGTCGAGCTGAGCGATGGCGAGCAGGTGGCCGCGCTGTTCGACCGCGTCAAACCGGCGCTCGTCGTGCACCTGGCGGCCCAGGCCGGCGTGCGCTATTCGCTGAAAAACCCGGCCGCCTACATCCAGGCGAACCTCGTCGCGTTCGGCCACATGCTGGAAGCCTGCCGCAACCACCAGGTGGAACACCTGCTGTACGCCAGCAGCAGCAGCGTCTACGGCGCCAACGCGAAGACGCCGTTCAGCGAGGACGATGTGACCGACGCGCCGGTGTCGCTGTACGCCGCGACGAAGAAGTCGAACGAGCTGATGGCCCATTCGTACAGCCACCTGTACGGCATTCCGACCACCGGCCTGCGCTTCTTCACGGTGTACGGTCCGTGGGGCCGTCCGGACATGGCGTATTTCAGCTTCGCGCGCAAGATGCTGGCCGGTGAGGCCATCCCCGTGTTCGCCGAAGGCAAGCTGTACCGCGACTTCACGTATATCGACGACATCGTCGAAGGCGTCGTCCGCTTGCTGTTCAAGCCGACGACCCCGGAAGGCAAACCGCCGCACGCCATCTTCAACATCGGTAACCAGACGCCGGTGCAGGTGCTGGATTTCATCCGCACGCTGGAAGACGCGTTCGACGTCAAGGCGCAGCTGGACTTCCAGCCGATGCAGCCGGGCGACGTGCCGGCGACGCACGCCGATACCAGCAAGCTGCAGGACTGGGTCGGCTACAAACCCACGACGTCATTGGAGGCGGGCTTGCGTGAATTTGCGCGGTGGTATAATCGGGCGATACGTGAAAATGTTTCCTATCTGAAATGA
- a CDS encoding beta-ketoacyl-ACP synthase III, protein MKPVVISGTGLFTPPNSISNDELVTAFNAYVDLFNAEHAEKIAAGEITALEPSSSAFIEKASGIKSRHVMEKAGILDPTRMTPHIKERADEELSLQAEICIAAARQALARAGRTPADIDMVLVAASNMQRAYPAMAVEVQDALGIEGYGFDMNVACSSATFAIQTAAAAVQTGQARAVLVLDPEITSAHLNFRDRDSHFIFGDACTAMVIEAAETATSAHQFEILDSKLKTKFSNNIRNNFGFMNRFDEDGIGQPDKLFRQQGRKVFKEVCPMAAAMIRDTVEHAGLRIEDISRFWLHQANLSMNQLIVRTLLGRDATPEEAPVILDTYANTSSAGSIIAFHAYQDDLPSGANGVICSFGAGYSIGCVVVRKK, encoded by the coding sequence ATGAAACCTGTCGTCATCAGCGGCACCGGCCTGTTCACGCCACCGAATTCGATCTCCAACGATGAGCTGGTGACAGCGTTCAATGCCTACGTCGACCTGTTCAACGCCGAGCACGCCGAGAAAATCGCGGCCGGCGAAATCACCGCGCTGGAACCGTCCAGCAGTGCCTTCATCGAAAAGGCGTCGGGCATCAAGTCGCGCCATGTGATGGAAAAGGCCGGCATCCTCGACCCGACCCGCATGACGCCGCACATCAAGGAGCGCGCCGACGAGGAATTGTCGCTGCAGGCCGAGATTTGCATCGCCGCCGCCCGCCAGGCGCTCGCCCGCGCGGGCCGCACGCCGGCCGACATCGACATGGTGCTCGTCGCCGCCAGCAACATGCAGCGCGCCTATCCGGCCATGGCCGTCGAGGTGCAGGACGCGCTCGGCATCGAGGGGTATGGCTTCGACATGAACGTCGCCTGCTCGTCCGCCACGTTCGCGATCCAGACCGCGGCCGCCGCCGTCCAGACGGGCCAGGCGCGCGCCGTGCTCGTGCTGGATCCGGAGATCACGAGCGCCCACCTGAACTTCCGCGACCGCGACAGCCATTTCATCTTCGGCGACGCATGCACGGCGATGGTCATCGAAGCGGCCGAGACGGCCACGAGCGCGCACCAGTTCGAGATCCTCGATTCGAAACTGAAGACGAAGTTCTCCAACAATATCCGCAACAATTTCGGCTTCATGAACCGCTTCGACGAGGACGGCATCGGCCAGCCCGATAAACTGTTCCGCCAGCAGGGCCGCAAGGTGTTCAAGGAAGTCTGCCCGATGGCCGCCGCGATGATCCGCGACACGGTCGAACACGCGGGTCTGCGCATCGAAGACATCTCGCGCTTCTGGCTGCACCAGGCGAACCTGAGCATGAACCAGCTGATCGTGCGCACCCTGCTGGGCCGCGACGCCACGCCGGAAGAAGCGCCCGTCATCCTCGACACGTACGCGAACACATCGTCGGCCGGTTCGATCATCGCGTTCCACGCGTACCAGGACGACCTGCCCAGCGGCGCCAACGGCGTCATCTGCTCGTTCGGCGCCGGCTACTCGATCGGCTGCGTCGTCGTG